A stretch of Zootoca vivipara chromosome 13, rZooViv1.1, whole genome shotgun sequence DNA encodes these proteins:
- the KCTD11 gene encoding BTB/POZ domain-containing protein KCTD11, whose protein sequence is MPGTCEAPGRTPSLVTLNVGGKLYSTTLDTLTRFPDSMLGAMFRGPQPALTDSCGNYFIDRDGKAFRHILNFLRFGRLDLPEGYAELSLLRAEADFYQIRPLLEELRRVEAERWRQRRNAVLHADVDVRKRLLHFNIRRGPQNYELSSSCLHIFTANVFCTDKHFLALLRRRLGQLGGGVEEGHSGKGVGQSSRRMDSLGRPDTTARDSIVSNGDFGGQKRRLSGSGTSGELSIWPGDSTDEDEAESDEEAWDYSPVGTKTCHHLCLEWAPCPAELPVTEYAKQKLQPLTVGGREVRTGHEFLEEVLKVALAQGFRVDSVFPDPADILNARSLRFVRH, encoded by the coding sequence ATGCCAGGCACCTGCGAGGCCCCGGGGCGGACGCCCAGCCTGGTGACCTTGAACGTCGGCGGAAAGCTGTACAGCACCACCCTGGACACCCTGACCCGCTTCCCAGATTCCATGCTGGGCGCCATGTTCCGCGGCCCCCAGCCGGCCCTCACCGACAGCTGCGGCAACTACTTCATCGACCGCGACGGCAAAGCCTTCCGCCACATCCTCAACTTCCTCCGCTTCGGCCGGCTGGACCTGCCCGAGGGCTACGCCGAGCTCTCCCTCCTGCGGGCCGAGGCGGACTTCTACCAGATCCGGCCGCTCCTGGAGGAGCTCCGGCGAGTCGAGGCGGAGCGCTGGCGGCAGAGGAGGAACGCGGTGCTGCACGCCGACGTGGACGTGCGGAAACGCCTGCTGCACTTCAACATCCGCCGCGGGCCGCAAAACTACGAGCTGAGCTCCAGCTGCCTGCACATCTTCACGGCCAACGTCTTCTGCACCGACAAACACTTCCTGGCCCTGCTGCGGAGGCGGCTGGGCCAATTGGGCGGCGGCGTGGAAGAGGGGCATTCTGGGAAGGGTGTGGGGCAGTCCTCAAGGAGGATGGACTCTCTCGGCCGGCCGGACACCACGGCGAGGGATTCCATTGTCAGCAACGGAGATTTCGGAGGGCAGAAGCGGCGGCTGAGCGGTTCGGGAACCAGCGGCGAGCTGAGCATTTGGCCAGGCGACTCCACGGACGAAGACGAGGCGGAATCGGACGAGGAGGCGTGGGACTACTCCCCGGTGGGCACCAAGACGTGCCACCACCTTTGCCTGGAGTGGGCGCCGTGCCCAGCTGAGCTTCCGGTGACTGAGTACGCCAAGCAGAAGCTACAGCCTCTGACGGTTGGCGGGAGGGAGGTCCGTACGGGCCACGAGTTCCTGGAGGAGGTGCTGAAGGTGGCGCTGGCACAAGGCTTCCGCGTGGATTCCGTCTTCCCCGACCCGGCGGATATCCTGAATGCCCGCTCTTTGCGGTTCGTCCGGCACTGA